One window of Acidobacteriota bacterium genomic DNA carries:
- a CDS encoding DUF3303 family protein, with product MLYMVIEKFLDAPAIYRRFEEKGRMMPDGLNYVSSWIDTDLKTCFQLMETEDFALFEDWTKSWADIMECEIVPVVTSAEAARLVANKDD from the coding sequence ATGCTCTACATGGTCATCGAAAAGTTTCTCGACGCGCCGGCGATCTATCGTCGTTTCGAGGAAAAGGGCCGGATGATGCCGGATGGGCTCAACTATGTTTCGAGTTGGATCGACACGGATCTCAAGACCTGTTTCCAGTTGATGGAAACCGAAGATTTTGCGCTTTTTGAGGATTGGACGAAAAGCTGGGCGGATATTATGGAATGCGAGATCGTTCCGGTCGTAACGTCCGCGGAGGCTGCGAGACTCGTCGCAAACAAAGATGATTGA
- a CDS encoding DoxX family protein, translated as MTDFWTSWQPRILSLLRFMAGFLFVWHGTQKLFGFPASQGGGGGEVATIILVAGALEFFGGLFLMVGLFTRWTAFVLSGLMAVAYFMAHGLNAFLPIVNKGELAVLYCFVFLYLFFAGGGSICIDALLKKKD; from the coding sequence ATGACGGATTTTTGGACGAGTTGGCAGCCGCGAATTTTGAGTTTGCTGCGCTTTATGGCGGGGTTTTTGTTCGTTTGGCACGGAACGCAGAAGCTTTTCGGTTTTCCTGCGTCGCAGGGCGGCGGAGGCGGCGAGGTCGCGACGATCATTCTGGTCGCCGGCGCGCTCGAGTTCTTCGGCGGATTGTTTTTGATGGTTGGACTCTTTACACGCTGGACGGCATTCGTTCTTAGCGGACTGATGGCCGTCGCGTACTTTATGGCCCACGGCTTGAACGCGTTCCTGCCGATCGTCAACAAGGGCGAGCTCGCGGTGCTTTACTGTTTCGTCTTTCTCTATTTGTTCTTTGCCGGCGGCGGATCGATATGCATCGACGCTTTGCTAAAAAAGAAAGACTGA
- a CDS encoding thioredoxin family protein has product MKDYIEKSMTWSGYANLLDRLLAEGKTTGPNQSEAMLDYAKLNIRRMKRVGKTTVLGESILASVHENRRKMIWLIITEGWCGDAAQSIPVIERIAAAAENIETRYVLRDENLGLMDAYLTNGARSIPKLIALDAETLAELGTWGPRPRAAMDYFLEMKSIGLDKSEMMEKLQRWYNEDRNQAIQNEFQQLLEHWNSSSNAANN; this is encoded by the coding sequence ATGAAAGATTATATCGAAAAATCAATGACCTGGTCCGGGTACGCGAATCTGCTCGACCGTTTGCTCGCTGAAGGCAAAACAACCGGACCGAATCAGTCCGAAGCGATGTTGGATTATGCGAAGCTCAACATCCGGCGGATGAAACGGGTCGGAAAAACGACGGTTCTCGGTGAATCAATACTTGCCTCGGTCCACGAAAACCGTCGGAAAATGATCTGGCTGATAATCACGGAAGGGTGGTGCGGCGATGCGGCGCAGTCGATACCGGTCATCGAACGGATAGCCGCAGCGGCTGAAAACATAGAAACGCGATATGTGCTGAGGGATGAGAATCTTGGCCTGATGGATGCGTATTTGACGAACGGAGCGAGGTCGATCCCAAAGCTGATCGCGCTCGACGCCGAAACGCTTGCCGAACTTGGAACGTGGGGGCCGCGTCCGCGGGCCGCGATGGACTATTTTCTCGAGATGAAGTCAATTGGCTTGGACAAGTCCGAGATGATGGAGAAGCTGCAGCGCTGGTACAATGAGGATCGCAACCAGGCGATCCAGAACGAGTTTCAACAACTTCTGGAGCATTGGAATTCCAGTTCCAATGCCGCGAATAATTGA
- a CDS encoding Rrf2 family transcriptional regulator, with protein sequence MAANSQFSIAVHVLAMLAKSCDERIKSDYLAKSVNTNPVVIRRLLCSLHEANLVVSQTGACGGTCLSKKAEDISLLEVFNAVAKSEVFSLHPNTPNQDCFVGRNIQRVLGGLQTEIDRAIEEKLALYTLRDVIESVEDQTAAV encoded by the coding sequence ATGGCGGCAAACAGTCAGTTCTCGATCGCGGTTCACGTCTTGGCAATGCTCGCCAAGAGTTGTGACGAACGCATCAAGTCGGATTATCTGGCGAAAAGCGTGAACACGAATCCGGTCGTCATCAGACGGTTGCTTTGCAGTCTGCACGAGGCGAATCTGGTTGTTTCGCAGACCGGCGCCTGCGGCGGAACGTGTTTGTCGAAGAAAGCCGAAGACATTTCGTTGCTTGAAGTTTTCAACGCGGTCGCCAAGAGCGAGGTTTTTTCGCTCCATCCGAACACGCCGAATCAAGATTGTTTCGTCGGCCGCAACATCCAGCGCGTGCTCGGCGGTTTGCAGACCGAGATCGACCGCGCGATCGAAGAAAAACTTGCGCTTTACACGCTGCGCGACGTGATCGAATCGGTCGAGGACCAGACGGCCGCGGTTTGA
- a CDS encoding NAD(P)H-dependent oxidoreductase produces the protein MNNHKISREAILGQLNWRYAVKKYDPTKKVSDTDWKTIEDAMLLAPSSYGLQPYKFIVITDPAMKERLRPAAYNQPQITDSSHLVVFAYKRALTTEDVARFIDLNAEVRGTERESLEGFEKMLNDSAAHAIDGGYAETWNSRQAYIALGFLLNAAALLGIDATPMEGFEAAKFNEILGLEDYSAVVLAAVGYRDAENDRLASLPKVRGRREDLVVRI, from the coding sequence ATGAACAATCATAAAATCTCGCGCGAGGCGATTCTCGGGCAACTTAACTGGCGCTATGCCGTCAAGAAATACGACCCGACGAAAAAGGTGTCCGACACGGACTGGAAAACGATCGAAGACGCGATGCTGCTTGCGCCGTCGAGCTACGGACTTCAGCCTTACAAATTCATCGTCATCACCGATCCGGCGATGAAAGAACGGCTCCGGCCCGCGGCATATAATCAACCACAGATCACCGACAGTTCGCATCTGGTCGTATTCGCGTACAAACGTGCGCTGACGACCGAGGACGTCGCGCGATTCATCGACCTCAACGCCGAGGTTCGCGGCACGGAGCGCGAGTCGTTGGAGGGCTTCGAAAAAATGCTCAACGATTCGGCCGCCCACGCGATCGACGGCGGTTATGCCGAAACCTGGAATTCTCGCCAGGCATACATCGCGCTTGGATTCTTGCTCAACGCGGCCGCGCTTCTCGGAATCGACGCGACGCCGATGGAAGGGTTCGAAGCGGCGAAGTTCAACGAGATCCTCGGGCTCGAGGATTATTCGGCCGTCGTGCTCGCGGCCGTCGGCTATCGCGACGCAGAAAACGACCGACTCGCTTCATTGCCGAAAGTCCGCGGTCGCCGCGAAGATCTGGTCGTCAGGATCTGA
- a CDS encoding GntR family transcriptional regulator has translation MKLWIAKKSEIPVRQQIVTQVTLGIASGELAVGDKLPSTSEIARRFTIHANTVSHAYQELADLGWLEFRKGSGFYVRETDGGNENSIEWLVARFLKEARELGFSDEEIRGCVSRFAVQRQPNRVLLLEDDEGFREILVAEIRDSLGIRVDGSPTLQFDGVGDDRTVIAAMFDEKPKIGAETECVYLKARSVAEAMSVENRPSKSDLVAVVSGWDKFLWLARTMLVAAKIDAESLIIRSTGENGWRSGIDCASLVICDALTASYLPNDERIREFRLISDESIDELRESIDH, from the coding sequence ATGAAACTTTGGATCGCCAAGAAATCGGAAATCCCGGTCCGCCAACAGATCGTCACGCAGGTGACGCTCGGAATCGCGAGTGGCGAACTCGCCGTCGGCGACAAACTCCCGAGCACCAGCGAGATCGCGCGCCGATTCACGATTCACGCGAATACCGTTTCGCACGCCTATCAGGAGTTGGCCGATCTCGGCTGGCTGGAATTTAGAAAGGGAAGCGGTTTCTATGTGCGCGAAACGGACGGCGGCAACGAGAATTCGATCGAATGGCTGGTCGCGAGATTCTTGAAGGAAGCGCGTGAACTTGGATTCTCGGATGAAGAGATTCGCGGATGCGTTTCTAGATTCGCCGTTCAAAGACAGCCGAATCGGGTGCTGCTGCTTGAAGACGATGAAGGATTTCGGGAGATTCTCGTCGCCGAGATCCGCGATTCTCTTGGGATCCGCGTCGATGGATCTCCAACGCTGCAATTCGACGGCGTGGGCGACGATCGAACCGTTATCGCCGCGATGTTCGACGAGAAGCCGAAGATCGGAGCCGAAACTGAATGCGTCTATCTAAAAGCTCGTTCGGTCGCCGAAGCGATGTCGGTCGAAAACCGCCCATCGAAATCCGATTTGGTGGCCGTTGTCTCGGGTTGGGACAAGTTTCTGTGGCTTGCGCGGACGATGCTCGTCGCGGCAAAGATCGATGCCGAAAGCCTGATCATCCGTTCGACCGGCGAAAACGGTTGGCGAAGCGGGATCGATTGCGCATCACTCGTCATCTGCGACGCGCTGACCGCCAGTTATCTTCCGAACGACGAGCGAATTCGGGAATTTCGTCTGATTTCCGACGAATCGATCGACGAACTTCGTGAGTCGATCGATCACTGA
- a CDS encoding SDR family oxidoreductase, with translation MTKVFADNILQGKTAFVTGGGTGITGGVARAFAEAGARLAITSRKQENLDAMKKLVEDNGGECFTVVADVRDYEAVERAIAATASHYGQIDIVVNGAAGNFLCKANELSANGFGTVVDIDTKGTFNVCRAAFEELKKSKGQILNISATLHYLATPMQIHVSAAKAGVDAITRNLSVEWGRYGIRVNGIAPGPIEDTEGMKRLLPPELKDKLTKRIPLQRFGRIADIENAALFLASDAASYVNGVTLVVDGGQWLLGTSLG, from the coding sequence ATGACGAAAGTATTTGCGGATAACATTTTACAGGGAAAGACGGCTTTTGTAACAGGCGGCGGAACGGGCATCACCGGAGGCGTCGCGCGGGCGTTCGCGGAAGCCGGGGCGCGGCTCGCGATCACTTCGCGGAAACAGGAAAACCTCGACGCGATGAAGAAACTCGTCGAGGATAACGGCGGCGAGTGTTTCACGGTCGTCGCGGATGTCCGCGACTACGAAGCAGTCGAACGCGCGATCGCCGCAACTGCTTCGCATTACGGCCAGATCGACATCGTCGTCAACGGCGCCGCCGGCAACTTCTTGTGCAAGGCCAACGAACTTTCGGCCAACGGCTTCGGGACGGTCGTCGATATTGATACGAAAGGCACATTCAACGTGTGCCGGGCGGCGTTCGAAGAGCTGAAGAAATCCAAGGGCCAGATCCTGAACATCTCCGCGACGCTTCATTATCTTGCGACGCCGATGCAGATCCACGTTTCGGCCGCGAAAGCCGGAGTCGACGCGATCACGCGCAATCTTTCGGTCGAATGGGGACGCTACGGAATACGCGTCAACGGCATCGCGCCCGGCCCGATCGAGGACACCGAAGGAATGAAGCGCCTTTTGCCGCCGGAGTTGAAAGACAAGCTGACGAAGCGAATCCCGCTGCAGCGTTTCGGCCGTATCGCCGACATCGAAAACGCCGCGCTCTTCCTCGCGTCGGACGCCGCGAGCTACGTCAACGGCGTGACACTCGTCGTCGACGGTGGTCAATGGTTGCTTGGAACGAGTCTTGGGTGA
- a CDS encoding NAD(P)-dependent alcohol dehydrogenase, with product MKTYEINQFGIDRLTVSDREMPSPMAGEVLVRIRAASLNFRDLLMVQGLYNPRLKTPLVPFSDGAGEVVAVGERVTRWKTGDRVCPIFMQGWIDGEVTFEKARTALGGDRDGVLCEFGCFDQSGLVAIPDYLSFDEAATLPCAAVTAWHALVESGGIKPGDTVLVQGTGGVSVFALQIAKAFGAKVIVTSSSDEKLRRASELGADELINYKTTPDWDKRVSELTDRRGVDHVIEVGGAGTLSKSIAAARMGGHIALIGVLAGNADVNWMPIFMKAIKLQGIFVGSRAMFESMLEFFERHRIKPVIDRVFEFSEARDALKTMESASHFGKLVINVGQNPKPTS from the coding sequence ATGAAGACATACGAAATCAATCAATTCGGAATTGACCGGCTTACGGTTTCCGATCGGGAAATGCCGTCGCCGATGGCCGGCGAAGTCCTTGTTCGAATCAGGGCGGCGTCTTTGAACTTCCGCGATCTGCTGATGGTTCAAGGGCTCTACAACCCGCGGCTCAAGACGCCGCTCGTGCCGTTCTCGGACGGCGCGGGCGAGGTCGTCGCGGTCGGCGAGCGCGTCACACGCTGGAAAACGGGCGACCGAGTCTGCCCGATATTTATGCAGGGCTGGATCGACGGCGAGGTTACGTTCGAAAAGGCACGCACCGCGCTCGGCGGTGACCGCGACGGCGTTTTGTGTGAATTCGGCTGTTTCGATCAGTCCGGATTGGTCGCGATTCCGGATTACCTGAGTTTCGATGAAGCGGCGACCCTGCCGTGCGCGGCCGTCACCGCGTGGCACGCGCTTGTCGAATCGGGCGGTATCAAACCCGGCGATACGGTTTTGGTCCAGGGGACGGGCGGAGTTTCGGTCTTTGCGCTCCAGATCGCGAAAGCGTTCGGCGCGAAAGTGATCGTCACATCGAGCAGCGACGAAAAACTTCGACGAGCGAGCGAACTCGGCGCGGACGAACTGATAAACTATAAGACAACCCCTGATTGGGATAAGCGGGTTTCCGAACTGACCGACCGGCGCGGCGTTGATCACGTGATCGAGGTCGGCGGTGCCGGCACGCTTTCAAAATCGATCGCGGCCGCGCGTATGGGCGGTCACATCGCGCTCATCGGCGTGCTTGCCGGAAACGCCGATGTAAACTGGATGCCGATCTTTATGAAAGCGATCAAACTTCAGGGGATCTTTGTCGGTTCGCGCGCGATGTTCGAATCGATGCTGGAGTTTTTCGAACGGCACCGCATAAAACCTGTGATCGATCGCGTGTTCGAATTCAGCGAGGCTCGCGATGCGCTGAAGACGATGGAATCGGCGTCGCATTTCGGGAAACTGGTGATAAACGTCGGTCAGAATCCGAAGCCAACGTCTTAG
- a CDS encoding pyridoxamine 5'-phosphate oxidase family protein, producing the protein MSSKFFEFAFTPNVLAVQEKQKSRAIYARSESGETTPSALGGAEVDFIEQRDGFYLATVGETGWPYVQFRGGPRGFLRVLDEGTLGFADFRGNRQYVSVGNLAGNDKSALFLMDYANRRRLKILARAEIVKDPGTLARLKPEGYAAKIERALIFHIEAFDWNCPQHITPRYTADEVKEMIEPLNEYIEKLEKELEDLKRGEQ; encoded by the coding sequence ATGTCGTCGAAGTTCTTTGAGTTCGCGTTTACGCCAAACGTTTTGGCTGTTCAGGAAAAGCAAAAGTCGCGGGCGATCTATGCCCGTTCGGAATCGGGCGAAACCACGCCCTCGGCGCTCGGCGGCGCCGAGGTCGACTTCATAGAACAGCGGGATGGTTTCTATCTCGCGACGGTCGGCGAAACAGGCTGGCCCTACGTGCAGTTTCGCGGCGGGCCGCGCGGGTTTCTTCGCGTCCTCGATGAAGGAACGCTCGGATTTGCAGATTTCCGGGGCAACCGACAGTACGTCAGCGTCGGAAATCTCGCCGGAAATGACAAGTCGGCACTGTTTTTGATGGATTACGCGAATCGGCGCCGGCTGAAGATCCTGGCCCGCGCCGAGATCGTCAAAGATCCGGGAACGCTCGCGCGCCTCAAGCCCGAAGGTTATGCCGCGAAGATCGAACGCGCACTGATATTTCATATCGAAGCGTTTGACTGGAACTGTCCGCAGCATATAACTCCGCGCTACACGGCCGATGAGGTAAAGGAAATGATCGAGCCGTTGAACGAATACATCGAAAAGCTCGAAAAAGAGCTTGAAGATTTGAAAAGGGGTGAACAATGA
- a CDS encoding class I SAM-dependent methyltransferase: MIDEEIQKYADRFTSGHDALLEEILQKTYAERSDRSMLSGFYQGRLLSMLSRTAAPRRALEIGTYMGFSALCIAEGLTADGRIYSLDIEPETFKLATDFWSRSPLGTKIEGRLGNAIEIIPTIDETLDLVFIDADKPNYSNYFDLVIPKLRIGGVILADNVLWSGKVLAADRAEKVDDETGSLHEFNQKIKADARVSQVLLTVRDGLMMIRKEAD; this comes from the coding sequence ATGATTGACGAAGAAATTCAAAAATACGCGGATCGATTCACCTCCGGCCACGACGCTCTGCTTGAGGAGATCCTGCAGAAAACATATGCGGAGCGATCCGACAGATCGATGCTGTCGGGGTTTTATCAGGGGCGGCTATTGTCGATGCTGAGCCGTACGGCCGCGCCGCGTCGGGCTCTTGAGATCGGAACGTATATGGGGTTTTCGGCGCTTTGTATCGCCGAAGGGCTGACCGCAGATGGTCGCATTTACTCGCTCGACATTGAGCCGGAAACGTTCAAACTCGCGACGGATTTCTGGTCGCGTTCACCGCTCGGAACGAAGATCGAAGGCCGGCTCGGCAATGCGATCGAGATCATTCCGACAATTGACGAAACGCTCGATCTCGTCTTTATTGACGCCGATAAACCCAATTATTCCAACTACTTCGACCTCGTTATCCCGAAACTTCGAATCGGCGGCGTGATTCTCGCGGACAACGTTCTCTGGAGCGGCAAGGTTTTGGCGGCGGACCGCGCCGAAAAGGTCGATGACGAAACCGGTTCGCTTCACGAATTCAATCAAAAGATCAAGGCCGACGCGCGCGTCAGCCAGGTGTTGCTTACGGTTCGGGACGGGCTGATGATGATCCGTAAAGAAGCTGACTAA